One genomic segment of Paenibacillus durus includes these proteins:
- a CDS encoding Ig-like domain-containing protein, which yields MSDMSYPTKQDSQFMNVQGGEKKVMKKILSVALSTAMAFSMFASVAFGETATTPQQKFDALAAKGILNGYPDGQAHLERDLTRAEFAKIVTKLFNLTEVTNKLSYKDKGYNAKNWAVPYIEAVTAANLMQGKDTVKGIFDYKGKVTVEEVATVLFRALKLEAPTTTDNNASAWAKGYAQALINKGLITASTNFKGTATRSLVVETAYAVSTLSTVPVVASAEALSPTSVLVTFSDKATTTVTLTTPLVAGVETTISFKYNDHDYTAKVTLAAPQVVSVTAPNSKQVVVKFNRAVDSNTVSETVYGNTTLVDGVISLTKLGDAPAVTPNIANVVIGADGTDATITLAGTEYLKGQYAFTLTDAIKTTAGEKIPAYTKLLDVNDTVAPTIVSVTATAKATTNKVYVKLSEPVKATGVIAYVNGSAVTVAAGDSLDELVLTTGTLESGKTYDVSLLNIADFAGNYISPNPTKTTVTVVSDTVAPSVSSITVTGENKVKVVFSKNMDQLSLNGSIRLLDANGESKGAFVVSKTDAKTYTLTAPAFTFSSNGTFNGTIVFGTSVRDYLGNTLASAYSQAISFSKDSAAPTVVSATYGSTGLVVKFSEDVTVTGTGITLINDANGYPNPFTVSASTYSVDGATVTFKNVTGLANGSYTLRLPAGLVKDTAAAKNANAAVVLPVTISTTTSADTEKPSVNNISNAVTVGADQRVTFDVYDATGLNLVTVRDVNNYTLAGKALPAGSYITTSYNGSSNPTSVTASLFIPSAAVTSSDAQELVINGIKDAAGNTIVPVVKSVTGFVDKVAPTLSSAAVSSDISSRLILTFSEAVQGVDAGDLKVVVNGVTVPVSGVQPLTGTAPATKWVLNVPVQAGTYSNNSVLFVENGKEAGIQADEIIAYTGDAAGNLNLAASYVYTITVTVNDDAVITDAAGNVITTGTSVSGK from the coding sequence ATGAGTGACATGAGCTACCCAACTAAACAAGATTCTCAGTTCATGAATGTTCAAGGAGGAGAAAAAAAGGTTATGAAGAAAATTTTGTCCGTAGCACTATCTACAGCAATGGCATTCTCGATGTTTGCCTCTGTAGCATTTGGTGAAACAGCAACAACCCCGCAACAAAAATTCGACGCTCTGGCAGCTAAAGGCATCCTGAACGGATACCCGGACGGCCAAGCTCATCTGGAAAGAGATCTGACTCGCGCTGAGTTCGCGAAGATCGTAACTAAACTGTTCAACCTGACTGAAGTAACTAACAAACTGTCTTACAAAGACAAAGGTTACAACGCGAAGAACTGGGCAGTTCCTTACATCGAAGCTGTTACTGCAGCTAACCTGATGCAAGGTAAAGATACTGTAAAAGGTATCTTCGACTACAAAGGTAAAGTAACAGTTGAAGAAGTGGCAACAGTACTGTTCCGCGCTCTGAAACTGGAAGCTCCTACTACTACCGACAACAACGCATCCGCATGGGCTAAAGGTTACGCACAAGCCTTAATCAACAAGGGCTTGATCACTGCAAGCACCAACTTCAAAGGAACCGCAACTCGTTCTCTGGTAGTTGAAACAGCTTATGCAGTAAGCACTCTGTCCACTGTGCCTGTAGTAGCTTCTGCAGAAGCTCTGAGCCCAACCAGCGTTCTGGTAACTTTCTCTGACAAAGCTACAACTACAGTTACTTTGACAACACCTCTGGTTGCAGGCGTTGAAACAACAATCAGCTTCAAATACAACGACCATGACTACACAGCTAAAGTAACGCTGGCTGCTCCGCAAGTAGTTTCCGTAACTGCTCCGAACAGCAAGCAAGTCGTTGTGAAGTTCAACCGCGCAGTTGATTCCAACACTGTTTCTGAAACAGTATACGGCAATACAACTCTGGTTGACGGCGTAATTAGCCTGACTAAACTGGGTGACGCACCTGCCGTTACTCCGAACATCGCTAATGTAGTTATTGGAGCTGATGGTACGGATGCTACTATTACTCTTGCTGGAACTGAATATCTTAAAGGTCAATACGCATTTACTTTGACTGATGCTATTAAGACTACTGCTGGTGAGAAAATCCCGGCCTATACAAAACTGCTGGATGTTAACGATACAGTGGCTCCAACTATTGTTTCGGTAACTGCAACAGCTAAAGCAACAACTAATAAAGTTTACGTTAAACTGAGCGAGCCTGTTAAAGCAACTGGCGTAATCGCCTATGTTAACGGTTCTGCCGTAACTGTAGCGGCCGGCGATTCACTGGATGAGTTGGTACTGACTACTGGTACACTGGAATCCGGTAAAACTTATGATGTATCCCTGCTGAACATTGCTGATTTTGCAGGCAACTACATCTCGCCTAACCCAACTAAAACAACTGTAACAGTAGTATCTGACACAGTTGCTCCTTCGGTATCGAGCATCACAGTTACCGGCGAGAACAAAGTTAAAGTTGTATTCAGCAAAAACATGGATCAACTTTCCCTGAATGGCAGCATTCGTCTGCTGGACGCTAACGGCGAAAGCAAAGGTGCATTCGTAGTTTCCAAAACTGATGCTAAAACTTACACACTGACCGCTCCTGCGTTCACGTTCTCCAGCAATGGTACTTTCAACGGTACTATCGTATTTGGAACGAGTGTTCGCGACTACCTGGGCAATACGCTTGCAAGTGCTTATTCCCAAGCGATTAGCTTCAGTAAAGATTCGGCTGCTCCTACAGTAGTAAGTGCTACTTACGGAAGCACAGGTTTGGTAGTTAAGTTCTCCGAAGACGTAACGGTTACAGGAACTGGAATTACCCTGATTAATGATGCTAACGGCTATCCTAATCCGTTCACTGTCTCCGCTAGCACTTACTCTGTTGATGGCGCTACGGTTACATTTAAGAATGTAACAGGTCTGGCTAACGGATCTTATACGCTTCGTCTGCCAGCTGGTCTGGTTAAAGATACAGCAGCGGCTAAGAATGCAAACGCAGCAGTTGTCCTTCCTGTAACAATTTCGACAACGACTTCTGCCGATACTGAGAAACCTAGCGTTAACAACATTAGCAACGCCGTAACAGTTGGTGCTGACCAACGCGTAACGTTCGATGTTTACGATGCAACGGGTCTTAACCTTGTAACGGTTCGTGATGTTAACAACTATACTCTTGCTGGCAAAGCACTGCCTGCTGGTTCTTACATCACAACTAGCTACAATGGATCAAGCAATCCGACAAGTGTAACAGCTTCGTTGTTCATTCCTTCTGCCGCTGTGACCTCTTCCGATGCTCAGGAATTGGTAATCAACGGAATTAAAGATGCTGCTGGCAACACCATTGTTCCGGTAGTGAAATCCGTTACTGGATTCGTAGATAAAGTGGCTCCTACGCTGTCCTCTGCCGCTGTATCTTCCGACATCTCTTCCAGATTGATCCTGACCTTCTCCGAGGCAGTTCAAGGAGTAGACGCTGGCGATCTGAAGGTTGTTGTTAACGGAGTAACTGTACCGGTATCTGGTGTACAACCGCTCACTGGTACTGCTCCAGCTACTAAGTGGGTACTGAATGTACCGGTTCAAGCTGGAACTTACAGCAACAATTCCGTCCTCTTTGTTGAGAATGGTAAAGAAGCAGGCATTCAAGCTGACGAAATCATCGCTTACACTGGCGATGCTGCCGGCAACCTGAACCTGGCTGCAAGCTACGTTTACACAATCACAGTAACTGTTAATGATGATGCTGTAATTACAGATGCTGCTGGTAACGTAATTACTACTGGAACTTCCGTTTCCGGTAAATAA
- a CDS encoding S-layer homology domain-containing protein, giving the protein MKNRIRSMGNFILAVVILLSTLSAAGAAYAATGQYFTFTKFSTSKDFPTNVNTSTVDVEGTFNGVSPDSIYYKVDSIVNGTEVPGASGADVKPNITNEKFFTFPNVKLSQGLNRITVYGVTSDGSLASGEAYVNFSNVPAIYNIALPDGKQLGEGTPTLVNTPGLTLTLEAPNASEVMINSSKMYNGGSTTFVIADYPLSVGYNKLTFVATTDGGTRTYSVSREVIYAPVGSGTPHNTKIGTTAVDTGNVVTEASGNLSGSITFKVPDTSGVPNLSALTFTVRNTTNSSDVFSGTATVSSTPSSSGSFITFNYTSDAAVPTLSANGAYTIVFNGSYDGKSITPVKFDFRNSATAYITDVQQIYSPSVTGTAPDTIVSYMSSGAFSDNSSLFQLPLWLLVKTSKADSDTRNKLSITTYQNGSPVTSSAFSPISHRTTDEYRVYQINSLPTGEQTLHIDLKDGSGNIVDSKIFTVNYISAPYIELTNLYNNQVFKNAEDFTAVTGKLVNFPTDDLDSAKITINGSTSALPMNVSDNQFSFSTSGNQLVSGPNKITITGMANGVPVSTSVTVYLFPDNLPSLAGLIPLPLNQTTDPDQLFIKTANLQYTTNQTSADIQFVASNAEQIVIMVDGTQKVVASRSGSTWTYAPSTVNLSVPAGENGTFTLRGQSLPTTGLRTITVTARLQTSTVSQTLQITREVPPYTILSPKLPNESVIKQNFLDVSIQAEGADSIVIGKTALVKGEHDIFRTELRGLKKGLNTIKFTVTTGNQKTNGSISVTYSDEVLQGAQLKTTLNTSGKLSAFQNAVTLNFPKGTLLRDATPAPGTTNTRQINLFNQQYILLGIADKQDGRTVKQYNPVGETDSSGNVLDGKLKEVSANSLATTYLTPKLHYGFASNLYWIDPGYFVNNTSINDYDTVVSSHPYKTGNEFYLGHMGKWLEPTQQGTITLKYDSNLANAATSNISVWKNVDGTWYNMGGKINTSSKTITAPFDGFGYYAVLSLRYSYDDIVSHPYARTELETMMAKGIMNAKDSSEFGVYENITRGEFATMLVKIMGIQLDYEPDKLTFSDVIKYSDYHWDYRYIETAVRKGIIKGTAPRLFSPNATLSREDAAVMIARVMNLKLGTIDKDRAALQKLFTDTGSIESSYSIPSILAVNKAGVISGISNKLVTGQKKVTYRFDPQAYFTRADAAVMAQRMMVKMKKL; this is encoded by the coding sequence GTGAAGAACAGAATCAGGTCGATGGGCAATTTCATTTTAGCGGTTGTAATCTTGCTGTCGACTCTTTCGGCAGCAGGAGCGGCGTATGCCGCGACAGGGCAATATTTTACCTTTACCAAATTCAGTACAAGCAAAGACTTTCCAACCAATGTGAACACAAGTACGGTTGATGTCGAGGGTACATTTAATGGTGTATCGCCGGACAGTATCTATTATAAGGTGGACAGTATTGTAAATGGGACGGAAGTTCCCGGCGCGAGCGGCGCAGACGTGAAGCCGAATATCACAAATGAAAAATTCTTCACATTTCCGAACGTCAAGCTGAGCCAAGGACTTAACCGCATTACGGTTTACGGTGTAACTTCGGACGGCAGTCTTGCCAGCGGCGAGGCCTATGTCAATTTCTCCAACGTACCCGCGATTTATAATATTGCACTGCCGGACGGCAAGCAGCTTGGCGAGGGCACTCCAACGTTGGTCAACACTCCAGGATTGACACTTACACTTGAAGCGCCGAACGCTTCCGAGGTGATGATTAACTCCTCCAAAATGTACAACGGCGGCAGCACTACTTTTGTTATTGCCGATTATCCGCTCTCGGTGGGATATAACAAGCTGACCTTTGTGGCTACGACAGATGGCGGCACACGCACCTATTCCGTTTCACGCGAAGTTATCTACGCTCCGGTAGGATCGGGTACGCCGCATAATACGAAAATTGGTACTACGGCGGTGGATACCGGCAATGTTGTTACGGAAGCCAGCGGAAATCTTAGCGGTTCCATCACATTTAAAGTGCCTGACACCTCTGGTGTTCCGAATCTTTCGGCACTGACTTTTACCGTTCGTAATACAACCAACAGCAGCGATGTGTTCTCGGGAACCGCGACTGTATCATCGACTCCATCGTCATCAGGAAGTTTTATTACCTTTAATTATACCTCTGATGCGGCTGTCCCGACTCTTTCAGCCAATGGCGCATACACCATTGTTTTTAACGGCAGCTATGACGGCAAAAGCATTACACCGGTCAAGTTTGATTTCCGAAACTCCGCAACAGCGTATATTACGGATGTACAGCAGATTTACAGTCCTAGTGTAACGGGAACTGCACCTGACACCATTGTGTCTTATATGTCTTCCGGAGCGTTTAGCGATAATTCCAGTTTGTTTCAGCTACCGCTGTGGCTGCTTGTTAAGACCAGCAAGGCCGACTCGGATACAAGAAATAAGCTTTCAATTACGACTTATCAGAATGGAAGCCCGGTTACCAGCTCTGCGTTTAGCCCGATTTCCCATAGAACCACTGACGAATACAGAGTATATCAAATCAACAGTCTGCCTACCGGAGAACAGACGCTTCATATTGATTTAAAGGACGGCAGCGGCAATATCGTCGATTCTAAAATTTTTACGGTTAATTATATATCCGCTCCGTACATCGAGTTAACGAATCTTTATAATAATCAGGTGTTTAAGAACGCTGAAGACTTCACAGCCGTAACAGGGAAACTGGTTAATTTTCCAACAGATGATTTGGATTCAGCTAAGATTACGATTAACGGGTCGACCAGCGCACTGCCCATGAACGTTTCTGATAACCAATTTAGCTTCAGTACATCCGGCAACCAACTCGTTTCCGGGCCTAACAAAATCACTATCACCGGTATGGCTAATGGGGTGCCGGTATCCACAAGCGTAACCGTGTATCTGTTCCCGGATAATTTGCCGTCTCTGGCGGGACTTATTCCGCTTCCACTTAACCAGACGACCGATCCGGATCAGTTGTTTATAAAGACTGCTAATCTGCAATATACGACCAATCAGACGAGCGCTGATATTCAGTTTGTGGCCAGCAATGCTGAGCAGATCGTCATCATGGTAGACGGTACGCAGAAAGTTGTAGCGAGTAGGAGCGGTTCAACATGGACTTATGCTCCTTCAACTGTAAACTTGTCAGTACCTGCAGGCGAGAACGGAACATTTACACTGCGGGGGCAGAGTCTTCCGACAACCGGTCTGCGAACCATTACAGTAACCGCGCGTCTGCAGACTTCGACGGTATCTCAGACGCTGCAAATTACGCGTGAAGTACCGCCATACACCATTTTGTCGCCCAAGCTCCCGAATGAAAGTGTGATTAAGCAGAATTTCCTTGATGTCAGCATTCAAGCCGAAGGTGCAGACAGTATTGTTATTGGCAAGACGGCGTTGGTCAAAGGCGAGCATGATATTTTCCGTACAGAATTAAGGGGCTTGAAGAAGGGTTTAAATACTATTAAGTTTACAGTTACTACAGGCAATCAAAAAACGAACGGCTCGATTAGTGTTACTTATTCGGATGAAGTTCTTCAAGGAGCGCAGCTCAAAACAACTCTGAATACATCGGGCAAACTGAGCGCATTCCAGAATGCTGTAACGCTCAACTTCCCGAAAGGTACGCTGCTGCGGGATGCGACACCGGCGCCGGGGACAACCAATACCCGTCAAATCAATCTCTTTAATCAACAATATATTTTGTTGGGTATTGCTGATAAGCAGGATGGACGAACCGTCAAGCAGTATAACCCTGTTGGAGAAACCGATAGCAGCGGGAATGTTCTGGATGGCAAGCTGAAAGAAGTCAGCGCCAACTCGTTGGCGACCACTTATTTGACTCCCAAGCTGCATTACGGTTTTGCGTCCAATCTATACTGGATCGATCCGGGTTATTTTGTGAACAACACTTCTATTAATGATTATGATACCGTGGTTTCCTCGCATCCGTACAAGACCGGGAATGAATTTTATCTCGGTCACATGGGGAAATGGCTTGAGCCGACTCAACAGGGAACCATTACATTGAAATACGATTCAAATTTGGCCAACGCTGCTACGTCTAATATTTCCGTCTGGAAAAACGTTGACGGCACCTGGTATAACATGGGCGGCAAGATTAATACCAGCAGCAAGACAATTACTGCGCCATTTGATGGTTTCGGCTACTATGCAGTCTTGAGTCTCCGCTACAGCTACGATGATATTGTCTCGCATCCGTACGCGCGTACTGAACTTGAGACTATGATGGCTAAAGGGATCATGAATGCAAAGGATTCCAGTGAGTTCGGTGTTTATGAAAATATCACCCGTGGAGAATTTGCGACAATGCTGGTCAAAATAATGGGTATTCAGTTGGATTACGAGCCCGATAAATTAACTTTCTCTGATGTAATCAAATACAGCGACTATCATTGGGATTACCGCTATATTGAAACAGCTGTCCGCAAAGGAATTATCAAGGGCACGGCACCGAGACTCTTCTCGCCTAATGCTACGCTATCCCGAGAGGATGCGGCAGTAATGATCGCAAGAGTCATGAATCTCAAGCTGGGTACCATAGATAAGGATCGCGCGGCCTTGCAGAAACTATTCACGGACACGGGTTCTATTGAATCTTCTTATTCCATTCCGTCCATTCTGGCGGTGAATAAGGCGGGTGTTATTTCTGGCATTTCCAATAAACTGGTAACCGGTCAGAAGAAGGTGACTTACCGCTTTGACCCGCAGGCGTATTTCACACGCGCAGACGCGGCGGTAATGGCACAGCGCATGATGGTTAAAATGAAAAAATTATAA
- a CDS encoding glycosyltransferase family 4 protein, producing the protein MLIIYIAGFIVCMGLALCLTPLVKKFAVAIGATDVPNARKVHTRIMPRLGGLGIFLAFVLGLLAISPFVPYDFSARDVNFIKALLSGGGLIVLLGSLDDKFELSAKIKLLGQIAAACIVVFGFNITVDFVNIPFNNTYSSLESWIAVPLTIFWIVGVTNAVNLIDGLDGLAAGVSGIAIATIATMAFLMGNVMVAMLCLLLLGSIVGFLFFNFHPAKIFMGDAGSLFLGFCLALLALLGFKQIAVVSFITPLLIIGVPLSDTFFAIVRRKLQKKPIFAPDKGHLHHCLRELGFSHRQTVLIIYGIAAFFGILAVIQSSSALYEANWVTFVVICVMLFVLQIGAEVIGLVGQTKKPLLSFLSRVFMKVSTEKGSKS; encoded by the coding sequence ATGTTAATTATATACATCGCCGGATTTATCGTTTGCATGGGACTTGCACTATGCTTGACGCCTCTTGTCAAGAAGTTCGCTGTTGCCATAGGAGCGACGGATGTGCCGAATGCCCGCAAAGTGCACACGAGAATTATGCCGCGCCTTGGAGGTCTGGGCATCTTTCTGGCGTTTGTGTTAGGACTGCTTGCCATATCGCCGTTTGTTCCTTACGATTTTTCCGCAAGGGATGTTAATTTCATTAAGGCGCTGCTTAGCGGAGGCGGACTTATTGTGCTTCTCGGCAGCCTTGACGACAAATTTGAGCTATCGGCAAAAATAAAGCTGCTTGGTCAAATTGCCGCCGCCTGTATCGTAGTATTTGGCTTTAATATTACCGTGGACTTTGTGAATATTCCTTTTAACAATACTTATTCTTCGCTGGAGAGCTGGATCGCCGTTCCGCTTACGATTTTCTGGATTGTCGGCGTAACGAATGCTGTTAATTTGATCGATGGATTGGACGGGCTGGCCGCCGGCGTCTCGGGTATTGCTATAGCTACGATTGCAACGATGGCCTTTTTGATGGGGAATGTAATGGTTGCCATGCTCTGCTTGCTGCTTCTCGGCAGCATTGTGGGATTCCTCTTTTTCAACTTTCATCCGGCTAAAATCTTTATGGGTGATGCGGGCTCGCTGTTCCTTGGATTCTGTCTGGCGCTGCTGGCGCTGCTCGGGTTTAAGCAGATTGCGGTCGTTTCCTTTATTACTCCGCTGCTTATTATCGGTGTGCCGCTTTCGGACACATTCTTCGCAATCGTGCGCCGCAAGCTGCAGAAGAAACCGATCTTTGCTCCGGACAAGGGACATCTCCATCATTGTCTCCGCGAGCTTGGATTCAGCCATCGGCAGACGGTGCTTATCATTTACGGAATTGCCGCCTTTTTCGGTATTTTGGCCGTCATTCAATCTTCATCCGCTCTATATGAAGCGAACTGGGTTACTTTCGTAGTCATTTGTGTCATGCTCTTCGTTCTGCAGATCGGCGCCGAGGTTATCGGCTTGGTTGGACAAACCAAAAAGCCGCTGCTGAGCTTCCTTTCCAGAGTGTTCATGAAAGTGAGCACGGAAAAGGGGTCGAAATCCTGA
- a CDS encoding WecB/TagA/CpsF family glycosyltransferase produces the protein MDMKETVSYLIEAIRSRTPHQVITANPIMVMTALENPAYLDIMTSAELVVPDGTGVVWAAKRGGNPVKERVAGFDLLHELMRVGESYHWRVYLLGSTPEVIQETASRLQGQYPGIIIAGIRDGFFGPAEDEEVITGILETEPDLLFVARGADTQEPWIAKHKSRLAIPVMMGVGGSFDVISGKTKRAPLAFQKLRLEWFYRLLKEPTRYKRMLALPKFAVKVMRERDRVTNNG, from the coding sequence ATGGATATGAAGGAAACCGTCTCCTATTTAATTGAAGCCATTCGTTCCAGGACGCCGCATCAGGTGATAACAGCGAATCCGATTATGGTTATGACCGCTTTGGAAAATCCGGCCTATTTGGATATTATGACCTCCGCAGAGCTTGTTGTTCCTGACGGGACAGGAGTGGTGTGGGCGGCCAAGCGCGGCGGAAATCCCGTCAAGGAGCGGGTAGCCGGGTTCGATTTGTTACATGAATTGATGAGAGTTGGAGAAAGCTATCACTGGAGAGTGTATCTGCTTGGCTCAACCCCTGAAGTGATTCAGGAAACGGCCAGCCGGCTGCAAGGGCAATATCCGGGAATTATTATCGCCGGAATTCGTGACGGATTTTTCGGTCCGGCGGAGGATGAAGAGGTCATTACCGGGATTTTGGAAACGGAGCCAGACCTTTTATTTGTTGCTCGAGGCGCGGATACCCAGGAGCCTTGGATTGCGAAGCATAAATCACGTTTGGCAATTCCGGTCATGATGGGGGTTGGCGGAAGCTTTGACGTCATTTCCGGCAAAACGAAGCGCGCGCCACTAGCATTCCAAAAACTCCGTTTGGAGTGGTTTTACCGTCTTCTCAAAGAACCGACGAGGTACAAAAGAATGCTTGCGCTCCCGAAATTCGCAGTAAAAGTAATGCGGGAAAGAGATAGAGTAACAAACAACGGATAA